In Corallococcus caeni, the following are encoded in one genomic region:
- a CDS encoding vWA domain-containing protein, whose translation MFLPFFYELRKRGVKVGAQEALALAGALKAGLHDSSLDGFYHVARALLVHSETQLDAFDQAFLFHFQGVASEALKLTEELLSWLEEAKERTDLSPEELALLEQWDPEELRRQLEQRLKEQTERHDGGNRWVGTGGASAFGNNGVARQGVRVGGTGGRQGQALWQAGARKYAGYRDDVVLDTRQMAVALRKLRAFAREGAAEELDVEESIAATAKNAGELEVVTRPPRRPNTRVVLCMDVGGSMDPYAHLVSRLFSVASQASHFKELRTYYFHNCVYGKLYATPQLTGGLTVPELTAQVGRHHKLVMVGDASMAPYELGIRTDANGQYRQEGLEGLTWLMQLAQHFERNVWLNPEPRGSWRTGSIAIIANVFPMFALTVEGLGEAVNHLTRGKTPRGAAARR comes from the coding sequence ATGTTCCTGCCGTTCTTCTACGAGCTGCGAAAGCGCGGGGTGAAGGTGGGCGCGCAGGAGGCGCTCGCCCTGGCCGGGGCGCTGAAGGCCGGGCTGCATGACAGCAGCCTGGATGGGTTCTACCACGTGGCTCGCGCGCTCCTGGTGCACTCGGAGACGCAGCTGGATGCCTTTGACCAGGCGTTCCTGTTCCACTTCCAGGGCGTCGCCTCCGAAGCGCTGAAGCTCACCGAGGAGCTGCTGTCCTGGCTGGAGGAGGCCAAGGAGCGCACGGACTTGAGCCCGGAGGAGCTGGCGCTGCTGGAGCAGTGGGACCCGGAAGAGCTGCGCCGGCAGCTGGAGCAGCGGCTGAAGGAGCAGACCGAGCGCCATGACGGCGGCAACCGCTGGGTGGGCACGGGCGGCGCGTCTGCCTTTGGCAACAACGGCGTGGCCCGGCAGGGCGTGCGCGTTGGCGGCACGGGCGGGCGGCAGGGCCAGGCGCTGTGGCAGGCCGGCGCGCGCAAGTACGCGGGCTACCGCGACGACGTGGTGCTGGACACGCGGCAGATGGCGGTGGCGCTGCGCAAGCTGCGGGCCTTCGCGCGCGAGGGCGCGGCGGAGGAGCTGGACGTGGAGGAGAGCATCGCCGCCACCGCGAAGAACGCGGGCGAGCTGGAGGTGGTGACGCGTCCGCCGCGACGTCCCAACACGCGCGTGGTGCTGTGCATGGACGTGGGCGGCTCCATGGACCCGTACGCGCACCTGGTGAGCCGGCTGTTCAGCGTCGCCAGCCAGGCCTCGCACTTCAAGGAGCTGCGGACCTACTACTTCCACAACTGCGTCTACGGGAAGCTGTACGCCACGCCGCAGCTGACGGGCGGCCTCACCGTGCCGGAGCTCACCGCGCAGGTGGGAAGGCATCACAAGCTGGTGATGGTGGGCGACGCGTCCATGGCCCCGTATGAGCTGGGCATCCGCACGGATGCCAATGGCCAGTACCGGCAGGAGGGGCTGGAGGGGCTCACGTGGCTGATGCAACTGGCGCAGCACTTCGAGCGCAACGTGTGGCTCAACCCGGAGCCTCGCGGGTCGTGGCGCACGGGCTCCATCGCGATCATCGCCAACGTGTTCCCCATGTTCGCCCTCACCGTGGAGGGGCTGGGTGAGGCGGTGAACCACCTGACGCGCGGGAAGACGCCCCGCGGGGCGGCGGCGCGGCGGTAA
- a CDS encoding vegetative protein codes for MVRRELQLQLAPVQKAVARMAKGLDALDALRAVTDRLAPLSSRLGAVAGVRTPTLAPEPAVRRGPGRPPKSAAKAAPAAKAAPAAKAAPAAKMPAAKAAPAAKMPAAKSPGRPPKAAAAEDNQACAVIGCKRQSRSKGYCSAHYQKLRLLIRTDRRPDAWVDGARPQSVPDVTLPRGRAGSQALKEAAKPAAPVAPPKPKAWVRKKGSSGGMVSLT; via the coding sequence ATGGTCCGTCGCGAGTTGCAACTGCAACTGGCTCCCGTTCAGAAGGCCGTGGCCCGTATGGCCAAGGGGCTGGATGCGCTGGACGCGCTGCGCGCGGTGACGGACCGCCTGGCGCCGCTGTCCAGCCGCCTGGGTGCCGTGGCGGGCGTGCGCACGCCCACGCTGGCGCCGGAGCCGGCCGTCCGCCGCGGTCCGGGCCGTCCGCCGAAGTCCGCCGCGAAGGCCGCCCCGGCCGCGAAGGCCGCGCCTGCCGCGAAGGCCGCGCCCGCCGCGAAGATGCCGGCCGCGAAGGCCGCGCCCGCCGCGAAGATGCCGGCCGCGAAGTCCCCGGGCCGCCCGCCGAAGGCCGCCGCCGCGGAAGACAACCAGGCCTGCGCCGTCATCGGTTGCAAGCGCCAGAGCCGCTCCAAGGGCTACTGCTCGGCGCACTACCAGAAGCTGCGCCTGCTCATCCGCACCGACCGCCGCCCGGACGCGTGGGTGGATGGCGCCCGGCCGCAGTCGGTCCCGGACGTCACGCTGCCTCGCGGTCGCGCGGGCAGCCAGGCGCTGAAGGAAGCCGCGAAGCCGGCCGCGCCCGTCGCTCCGCCCAAGCCCAAGGCCTGGGTGCGCAAGAAGGGCTCCAGCGGCGGCATGGTGTCGCTGACCTGA
- a CDS encoding AAA family ATPase — MTPVPTPVRFRGTDSYLTSEGLQAAVNCALTLQRPLLVKGEPGTGKTLLAEAIAQGLGLKLLTWHVKSTTRAQDGLYVYDTVQRLYDSRFGDGDVRDIRRYIRLGPLGEAFASPERVVLLIDEVDKADLEFPNDLLHELDRMRFRISETNDEVVAKNRPVVLITSNNEKELPDAFLRRCVFHFIDFPERELMQRIVDVHHPGLDPALADQALKVFYELRAMTRLRKRPSTSELVDWISVLKANGVVELKLEEQLPFLGALLKKEQDLVAVAEAFGRGRRTRA, encoded by the coding sequence ATGACTCCGGTTCCCACTCCCGTCCGCTTCCGCGGCACCGACTCCTACCTCACGAGCGAGGGCCTGCAGGCCGCCGTCAACTGCGCCCTCACGCTCCAGCGCCCCCTGCTGGTCAAGGGTGAGCCCGGCACCGGCAAAACACTCCTGGCGGAAGCGATTGCCCAGGGACTGGGATTGAAGCTGCTCACCTGGCACGTGAAGAGCACCACGCGCGCGCAGGACGGCTTGTATGTCTACGACACCGTGCAGCGGCTGTATGACTCGCGCTTCGGGGACGGGGACGTGCGAGACATCCGGCGATACATCCGCCTGGGGCCGCTGGGCGAGGCCTTCGCGTCCCCCGAGCGCGTGGTGTTGCTCATTGACGAGGTGGACAAGGCGGACCTGGAGTTCCCCAACGACCTGCTCCACGAGCTGGATCGGATGCGCTTCCGCATCTCCGAGACGAACGACGAGGTCGTGGCGAAGAACCGCCCCGTCGTGCTCATCACCAGCAACAACGAGAAGGAATTGCCCGACGCGTTCCTGCGCCGGTGCGTGTTCCACTTCATCGACTTCCCGGAGCGCGAGCTCATGCAGCGCATCGTGGACGTGCACCACCCGGGGCTGGACCCGGCGCTGGCGGACCAGGCGCTCAAGGTCTTCTACGAGCTGCGCGCGATGACGCGGCTGCGCAAGCGGCCCTCCACCAGCGAGCTGGTCGACTGGATCTCCGTGCTCAAGGCCAACGGCGTGGTGGAGTTGAAGCTGGAGGAGCAGCTGCCGTTCCTGGGCGCGCTGCTCAAGAAGGAGCAGGACCTGGTGGCGGTGGCCGAGGCCTTCGGGCGCGGCCGGCGGACGCGCGCTTAA
- a CDS encoding 3-oxoacyl-ACP synthase III family protein yields MTERVCVVGAGSFVPTRTISNERIAKAIPGWSAARIEEKIGIKERRFLWDFDDETGRAIPPPDDVLGRFYPATNTDMCEVSLRQALSRGGVDPKELDALFVVTCTPDAPHFNHDAMALHERLGLREDAFALVVDDGCGGTPYVLDLVRKMMEGGRFRTVAVVASAFTSPLLNREVYTDELPPTPGRPKALNAYLSMYVFGDGAGAVVLRTQQGEEDGPGILSSFSGNAYAELVSRRGGGMLKLPYQPGRTRPSEMAFVVDGFKVARSYPEYMQKCLDAVLTPAVREQVKRYYFHQPNKRVMDSFVNRAGLPKEAVACNVDRIGNTSAAGMLILLAEDLELGRVALGSGDLVVVAAVGANVHYGAQLVRL; encoded by the coding sequence ATGACCGAACGGGTGTGTGTCGTGGGCGCCGGTTCCTTCGTCCCGACGAGGACCATCTCCAACGAGCGGATCGCCAAGGCCATCCCCGGTTGGTCGGCCGCCCGCATCGAAGAGAAGATTGGCATCAAGGAGCGCCGCTTCCTCTGGGACTTCGACGATGAGACGGGCCGCGCCATCCCCCCGCCGGACGACGTGCTGGGGCGCTTCTACCCGGCGACGAACACGGACATGTGCGAGGTGTCCCTGCGCCAGGCCCTGTCGCGCGGCGGCGTGGACCCCAAGGAGCTGGACGCGCTGTTCGTGGTGACGTGCACCCCGGACGCGCCGCACTTCAACCACGACGCCATGGCGCTGCACGAACGGCTGGGCCTGCGCGAGGACGCCTTCGCGCTGGTGGTGGACGACGGCTGCGGCGGCACGCCCTACGTGCTGGACCTGGTGCGCAAGATGATGGAGGGCGGCCGCTTCCGCACGGTGGCGGTGGTGGCCTCGGCGTTCACCTCGCCGCTGCTCAACCGGGAGGTCTACACGGACGAGCTGCCGCCCACGCCGGGCCGCCCCAAGGCGCTCAATGCCTACCTGTCCATGTATGTCTTCGGGGACGGCGCGGGCGCGGTGGTGCTGCGCACGCAGCAGGGGGAGGAGGACGGCCCGGGCATCCTCTCTTCCTTCTCAGGCAACGCGTACGCGGAGCTGGTGTCGCGCCGGGGCGGCGGCATGCTGAAGCTGCCCTACCAGCCGGGTCGCACGCGCCCGTCGGAGATGGCCTTCGTGGTGGACGGCTTCAAGGTCGCGCGCAGCTACCCGGAGTACATGCAGAAGTGCCTGGACGCGGTGCTCACCCCCGCCGTGCGCGAGCAGGTGAAGCGCTACTACTTCCACCAGCCCAACAAGCGGGTGATGGACTCGTTCGTGAACCGCGCGGGCCTGCCCAAGGAGGCCGTGGCCTGCAACGTGGACCGGATTGGCAACACGTCCGCGGCCGGGATGTTGATTCTCCTGGCGGAGGACCTGGAGCTGGGTCGTGTGGCACTCGGCAGTGGGGACCTGGTGGTGGTGGCGGCCGTGGGCGCCAACGTCCATTATGGGGCCCAGCTCGTGCGGCTGTAG
- a CDS encoding DUF2378 family protein produces the protein MSEQRKEVSGLDPAIAQDLEKRLVLATPDDTARGMFFNGALNAVRILGGDAAVEKCLAVVPEKKFVDFFNYPVSGFLKLSFTGAQLMGPQLGGFDAMLRKMGTQATTDFLSSAAGKTLLLLAGDSPKRLVTNLPTGYRAAVSYGDRSVEWSSDRAGKLQMKRDFMPPAYHEGVLQAVIEALGARGVQVKGRQTGPVDTEYALSWQ, from the coding sequence ATGAGTGAGCAGCGCAAGGAAGTATCCGGCTTGGATCCGGCCATCGCGCAGGACCTGGAGAAACGCCTGGTCCTGGCGACCCCCGACGACACGGCCCGAGGCATGTTCTTCAACGGCGCGCTGAACGCGGTGCGCATCCTCGGCGGCGACGCCGCGGTGGAGAAGTGCCTGGCGGTGGTGCCGGAGAAGAAGTTCGTGGATTTCTTCAACTACCCGGTGTCGGGCTTCCTGAAGCTGTCCTTCACGGGAGCGCAGCTGATGGGGCCGCAGCTGGGCGGCTTCGACGCGATGTTGCGCAAGATGGGCACGCAGGCCACCACGGACTTCCTGTCGTCGGCGGCGGGCAAGACGCTGCTGCTCCTCGCGGGAGACAGCCCCAAGCGGCTGGTGACGAACCTGCCCACGGGCTACCGCGCGGCGGTGAGCTACGGCGACCGCAGCGTGGAGTGGTCCAGCGACCGCGCGGGCAAGCTCCAGATGAAGCGGGACTTCATGCCGCCCGCGTACCATGAAGGCGTGCTCCAGGCGGTCATCGAGGCGCTGGGCGCCCGGGGCGTGCAGGTGAAGGGCCGGCAGACGGGGCCTGTGGATACGGAGTACGCGCTGTCCTGGCAGTGA